A genomic segment from Psychrobacter arcticus 273-4 encodes:
- a CDS encoding sigma 54-interacting transcriptional regulator, with protein MTQYNDTQPVTSNEQTPIVTVNNTPDNEPATLWLIDDDAALRLVLADTFEDAGLTVISFTQAQAAWTRLNDILQASETAALLPDVILTDIRMPMMDGLSFSDWVHQHFPKLPIVIMTAHSDLTSAISSYQTGAFEYLPKPFDLDDAVATIYKAINYQPNLVVSNHSIESNTNISTDIVSVATVKPNVKERPISKPNAAKSARKTPKSAESNAQEKPKPQTNNNPSGIIGQSQAMQTVFRAIGRLAHSPITVLITGESGTGKELVASALHQHSPRKNKTFIALNMAAIPHDLIESELFGHEKGAFTGATTTRQGRFEQADGGTLFLDEIGDMPFSTQTRLLRVLANGEFFRVGGQQPVKVDVRIIAATHQNLEELVKQGKFREDLFYRLNVIRMPLPPLRTRPEDIPALANHFMRRAAKQMNSAEKELHPTVLQVMQSFEWRGNVRQLENVCLWLTVMATGYTVMIDDLPPELRENSAATLENQQSISSEYMTENNHLQSQQAAGTQSWQQALAVWAKHSLQAGATDILQTATPEFERVLLTAALHHSGGKKTAAANLLGWGRNTLTRKLQQLDLSSYQE; from the coding sequence ATGACTCAGTATAATGATACCCAACCTGTTACAAGCAATGAGCAAACGCCAATAGTTACAGTCAATAACACTCCTGATAATGAGCCTGCCACTTTATGGCTCATTGATGATGATGCGGCGCTACGACTGGTACTTGCGGATACCTTTGAAGACGCTGGATTGACGGTTATCAGCTTCACCCAAGCACAAGCCGCGTGGACACGCCTTAATGATATTCTGCAAGCGTCAGAGACAGCTGCATTATTACCTGATGTGATATTGACCGATATTCGTATGCCGATGATGGATGGTCTGTCGTTTAGTGATTGGGTGCATCAGCATTTTCCTAAGCTACCGATTGTCATTATGACAGCGCACTCCGATCTTACCTCCGCTATCAGTAGCTATCAGACAGGCGCATTTGAATATCTACCAAAACCTTTTGACTTAGATGATGCCGTTGCCACAATTTATAAAGCCATTAATTATCAGCCGAATCTAGTCGTATCAAATCATTCAATCGAGTCTAATACGAATATAAGTACTGACATCGTATCCGTTGCTACTGTGAAGCCTAATGTCAAAGAACGGCCTATTAGCAAGCCAAATGCAGCCAAATCAGCTAGAAAAACCCCTAAATCTGCTGAAAGTAACGCTCAGGAAAAACCCAAACCCCAAACCAATAACAATCCAAGCGGCATTATTGGTCAATCACAAGCCATGCAAACGGTTTTTCGTGCCATTGGAAGACTCGCGCACTCACCGATTACCGTTTTAATCACTGGTGAATCAGGCACAGGTAAAGAGTTGGTCGCTAGCGCCTTACATCAGCATTCACCGCGAAAAAACAAAACCTTTATTGCCCTTAATATGGCGGCGATTCCGCATGATTTGATTGAGTCTGAATTATTCGGTCACGAAAAAGGCGCATTTACTGGCGCAACAACGACTCGGCAAGGTCGATTTGAGCAGGCTGATGGCGGGACACTATTCTTAGATGAAATCGGTGACATGCCTTTTAGTACCCAAACGCGGCTGCTACGAGTGCTGGCAAATGGTGAATTTTTTCGCGTGGGCGGGCAGCAGCCCGTCAAAGTAGATGTACGCATTATTGCCGCTACCCATCAAAACTTAGAAGAATTGGTCAAACAAGGCAAGTTCCGTGAGGATTTATTTTATCGCCTTAATGTCATTCGTATGCCACTACCACCTTTACGGACGCGACCTGAAGACATTCCAGCATTGGCTAATCACTTTATGCGGCGCGCTGCTAAGCAGATGAATAGTGCAGAGAAAGAGCTCCATCCGACAGTGCTACAGGTGATGCAGTCCTTTGAGTGGCGCGGTAATGTCCGCCAACTTGAGAACGTCTGTCTCTGGTTGACCGTGATGGCGACCGGTTACACCGTTATGATTGATGACTTGCCGCCAGAGTTGCGCGAAAATAGCGCCGCTACCTTAGAAAATCAACAGTCTATATCTTCAGAATATATGACTGAAAATAACCATCTGCAAAGTCAGCAGGCTGCCGGCACCCAAAGCTGGCAGCAAGCCTTAGCCGTTTGGGCTAAGCACTCGCTACAAGCTGGCGCAACCGATATTTTGCAGACAGCAACACCTGAGTTTGAACGGGTCTTACTGACCGCAGCGCTCCATCATAGCGGCGGCAAAAAGACAGCCGCTGCCAACTTACTTGGCTGGGGACGCAATACGCTGACACGTAAATTACAGCAATTAGATCTCTCATCATATCAAGAGTAA
- a CDS encoding glutathione S-transferase, producing MLHLHHLANSRSFRILWLLEELNVDYQLTCHQRNKAYRAPDSLKQIHPLGHAPMLEINDRVLIESGFIIEYLLKYYDKEKQFKPADDNEAAWEAYTFWLHFAEASLMPPLVMRLVFTKVVEQSPMLIKPVSKSIKKQVEKNVINNSLTAILDMMEQHLQDNHWFAGAEFSAADIQIHLAVVGANAGTGLDSSKYTNILTWLKRCEERDAFKRAEEKGGRLQF from the coding sequence ATGCTACATCTTCATCATCTGGCAAACTCACGCTCATTTCGTATCTTATGGTTATTAGAAGAGCTGAATGTCGACTACCAATTGACCTGTCATCAGCGTAACAAAGCTTACCGCGCGCCTGACAGTTTAAAACAAATACATCCGCTCGGCCATGCACCCATGTTAGAAATAAATGACCGTGTGCTCATCGAGTCAGGCTTTATCATCGAGTATCTATTAAAGTATTATGATAAAGAAAAGCAGTTTAAGCCTGCTGATGACAATGAAGCGGCGTGGGAAGCCTATACTTTTTGGCTACACTTTGCCGAAGCATCACTAATGCCGCCGTTGGTCATGCGTTTGGTATTCACTAAAGTGGTTGAGCAGTCGCCGATGCTGATCAAACCTGTGAGCAAAAGCATCAAAAAGCAAGTCGAAAAAAATGTCATAAACAATAGCTTGACTGCCATACTCGATATGATGGAGCAGCATTTACAAGACAATCATTGGTTTGCAGGGGCAGAATTTAGCGCCGCTGATATTCAGATTCATCTGGCTGTGGTCGGTGCCAATGCAGGCACAGGTTTAGACAGTAGTAAATATACCAATATCTTAACTTGGCTTAAGCGTTGTGAAGAGCGTGATGCCTTTAAACGTGCAGAAGAAAAGGGCGGTCGTCTACAGTTTTAA
- a CDS encoding two-component system sensor histidine kinase NtrB: MTADFISTKPTPDLAFISQHLFTAILWVNDELSITWLNAQAEQLLAISSGRLLNQSVLMLLAPQELKTKNNIFINSPKDKNCSLTERFHQAKQYQQPFIDHDHLINTQLNNNLPLSIDYSVTPVIYQQQNYFIIEMWGKDRQSRISEEQRQQQQYNVARHMLRSVAHEIKNPLAGIRGAAQLLQRQFIKFSESSFNHYSADTDHTSLISNLTVKPDNHLQKTADKLRSYTDIIISETDRLTQLIGQFLGSNQLPHWQTLNIHEPIEHVLALIIHQYPQVLLQRDYDLSLPELCADKDQLIQVFLNLINNACESMTERAQTLLHQKPSELHASPSEISAFNSNDGYQAILHIQTRVVFQHTIAGQQHKQVLQVAITDNGSGIHQDIIGQIFFPMVTSRALGTGLGLSIVQDIINRHHGMINVSSTQDQRASTNTNANTNNKNSHHSQTRFTLYLPFHQPIAES, translated from the coding sequence ATGACCGCTGATTTTATAAGCACAAAACCGACACCTGACTTAGCTTTTATATCACAGCATTTGTTTACGGCTATCTTATGGGTCAATGATGAATTGTCTATTACTTGGCTAAATGCCCAAGCTGAGCAGTTACTAGCGATCAGTAGCGGACGATTGCTTAATCAGTCGGTGTTGATGTTGCTTGCGCCCCAAGAGTTGAAAACCAAAAACAATATTTTTATTAACAGCCCAAAAGATAAAAACTGTTCTTTGACTGAGCGCTTTCATCAAGCAAAGCAGTATCAACAACCTTTTATTGACCATGACCATCTAATAAACACCCAGTTAAATAACAACTTACCACTCTCGATTGACTACAGTGTAACCCCTGTTATTTATCAGCAGCAAAACTATTTTATTATAGAGATGTGGGGCAAAGACCGCCAAAGTCGCATCTCAGAAGAACAGCGCCAACAGCAGCAGTACAATGTTGCGCGCCATATGCTACGCTCGGTTGCCCATGAAATCAAAAATCCGTTGGCTGGTATTCGCGGTGCTGCACAATTGTTGCAGCGTCAATTTATCAAATTTAGTGAGAGCTCTTTTAATCATTACAGTGCTGATACTGACCATACGAGCCTTATTTCAAATCTCACTGTAAAGCCTGATAACCATTTACAAAAAACTGCTGACAAATTACGCAGCTATACCGATATCATCATCTCAGAGACAGATCGCCTAACTCAGCTGATTGGGCAGTTTCTTGGTTCCAATCAATTACCACATTGGCAAACGCTCAATATTCATGAGCCAATAGAGCATGTTTTGGCATTGATCATCCATCAATATCCGCAAGTTTTATTGCAGCGCGACTATGACTTATCGTTACCTGAACTCTGTGCCGATAAAGACCAGTTGATTCAAGTCTTCTTAAACCTAATCAATAATGCTTGCGAGTCCATGACTGAACGTGCACAAACCTTGCTGCATCAAAAACCTTCTGAACTACATGCTTCACCATCAGAGATTAGCGCTTTTAATAGCAATGACGGTTATCAAGCTATTCTGCATATTCAAACTCGAGTTGTTTTTCAGCATACGATTGCTGGGCAGCAACATAAACAAGTACTACAAGTTGCTATCACTGACAACGGTTCGGGCATTCATCAAGATATCATTGGGCAGATATTTTTCCCTATGGTGACCAGTCGCGCACTAGGAACTGGGCTTGGTTTATCCATTGTGCAGGATATTATCAACCGTCATCATGGTATGATTAATGTCAGTTCCACTCAAGATCAGCGCGCCAGTACGAATACTAATGCCAATACCAATAATAAAAACAGCCATCATAGTCAGACCCGCTTTACCCTTTATTTGCCTTTTCATCAGCCAATCGCTGAAAGTTAA
- the rimO gene encoding 30S ribosomal protein S12 methylthiotransferase RimO, giving the protein MPKISTESVNTTIAPSQPASTAPKDTATLFNPAKPTATPAQSSIDSVQPYHHKANHNQNRSIAQSGDATSSATASSSVTAAPKIGFVSLGCPKALVDSERIITELSRDGYQVASDYDGADLVVVNTCGFIESAVQESLDAIGEAISKNGKVIVTGCLGKEADKIREMHPAVLAVTGAHAYDEVIRAVALHVPKPDRSLDASYDPKIDLINEAGIKLTPSHYAYLKISEGCNHRCTFCIIPSLRGDLVSRPIDSVMNEALALKKAGVKELLIISQDTSAYGLDLKYKTSFWNGMPLKSKFYDLCQALNDLGIWVRLHYVYPYPHVDKVVELMGEKKLLPYLDIPFQHASHRILKAMKRPAHSENTLARIHAWREICPDIVIRSTFVVGFPGETEEDFQCLLDWLVEARLDRVGAFTYSEVEGAVANDLPNHVPEDVKQERYERLMTLQQDISAQKLQEKIGKTLMVLVDEIDREEGVAICRSYADAPEIDGHVYVDDIDAHVKVGQFLTVTIDDASEYDLFASYQA; this is encoded by the coding sequence ATGCCCAAAATTTCTACCGAGTCCGTTAATACGACTATTGCCCCTTCACAGCCAGCTTCTACTGCCCCAAAAGACACTGCCACTCTCTTTAATCCTGCCAAGCCGACAGCAACGCCCGCGCAAAGCTCTATAGACAGTGTTCAACCTTACCACCATAAAGCCAATCATAATCAAAACCGTAGCATTGCCCAAAGTGGTGATGCAACTAGCAGCGCGACAGCCTCTAGTTCAGTAACAGCAGCGCCAAAGATTGGTTTTGTATCGCTTGGTTGTCCAAAAGCTTTGGTGGATAGTGAGCGTATTATTACAGAACTGAGCCGTGATGGTTATCAAGTTGCTAGTGACTATGACGGTGCAGACTTAGTTGTGGTTAATACTTGCGGCTTTATTGAGTCAGCGGTACAAGAGTCGCTAGATGCCATCGGTGAAGCGATTAGCAAGAACGGTAAAGTGATTGTGACGGGTTGCTTGGGTAAAGAAGCAGATAAAATTCGTGAAATGCATCCTGCCGTGCTAGCCGTGACTGGTGCTCATGCTTATGACGAAGTGATTAGAGCAGTTGCACTGCATGTGCCCAAGCCTGACCGTAGTTTGGATGCCAGTTATGATCCAAAAATAGATTTGATTAATGAGGCGGGCATTAAATTAACGCCTAGCCATTATGCCTATCTAAAAATTTCAGAAGGCTGTAACCACCGTTGTACCTTCTGCATTATTCCAAGTTTACGCGGTGACTTGGTTTCGCGTCCGATTGACAGTGTGATGAATGAAGCACTGGCACTGAAAAAAGCGGGTGTAAAAGAGCTGTTGATTATCTCGCAAGATACCTCCGCTTATGGGCTGGATTTAAAGTATAAGACCAGCTTTTGGAATGGTATGCCGCTTAAGTCAAAATTTTATGACTTATGCCAAGCGTTAAACGATTTGGGTATTTGGGTGCGTCTGCACTATGTTTATCCGTATCCACACGTGGATAAAGTCGTTGAACTCATGGGCGAGAAGAAGTTATTACCGTATTTAGATATCCCGTTCCAACATGCCAGCCATCGCATTTTAAAAGCGATGAAACGCCCTGCGCATAGCGAAAATACCTTGGCGCGTATCCATGCATGGCGTGAGATTTGCCCTGATATCGTTATTCGTTCAACGTTCGTCGTTGGCTTCCCAGGGGAAACTGAAGAAGACTTTCAATGTTTGCTAGATTGGTTGGTTGAAGCCCGCCTTGATCGCGTTGGTGCTTTTACCTATTCAGAAGTTGAAGGTGCGGTCGCCAATGACTTGCCAAATCATGTGCCAGAAGACGTTAAACAAGAGCGCTATGAGCGTTTGATGACATTACAGCAAGATATCTCAGCTCAAAAACTGCAAGAAAAAATCGGCAAAACCTTGATGGTATTGGTGGACGAAATTGATAGAGAAGAGGGCGTAGCGATTTGCCGTAGTTATGCTGACGCGCCTGAGATTGACGGTCATGTCTATGTCGATGATATTGACGCTCACGTCAAAGTCGGACAGTTCTTAACGGTTACCATCGATGATGCTAGCGAATATGATTTATTTGCCAGTTATCAAGCCTAA
- a CDS encoding ATP-binding protein, whose protein sequence is MSQSPKPVMNYALPDHLLDLLGKYLQEQVTPTIEIDPAQLAYRWVGGQTGHLEPLAVNLFLNLDDLHGIDTQKSKLVQNTCQFLKGYPANHVLMTGTRGAGKSSLIRALLQAYHNEGLRIIEIARDDLKMLDKIRAAIKALPADCKCRYVVYCDDLAFNGQDESYRTLKSVLDGALDSEQDKLLVYATSNRRHLLPQLMKDNVNIYNGQTDEVNPYETIDETVSLSDRFGLWLSFHPMDQNTYLHIVHHYLSIQQKIDARTLHDDMHGDAANKGAESIDELPTHIRAAALRWASERGGRSGRVAYQFSRYWIGQTQLAAEDNLSQKFI, encoded by the coding sequence ATGTCTCAATCACCCAAGCCCGTTATGAATTATGCCCTGCCCGACCATTTATTGGATTTACTCGGGAAGTATCTGCAAGAGCAGGTCACGCCAACCATTGAGATCGATCCTGCGCAGCTGGCTTATCGCTGGGTCGGTGGGCAGACTGGACATTTAGAGCCGCTAGCCGTTAATTTATTTTTAAATTTAGATGACTTACATGGTATCGATACCCAAAAATCAAAGCTGGTACAAAACACGTGTCAATTCCTCAAAGGCTATCCTGCCAATCACGTGTTGATGACAGGGACACGGGGTGCTGGAAAATCATCGCTGATTCGGGCATTGCTACAAGCCTATCATAATGAAGGTCTGCGCATTATTGAAATTGCCCGTGATGATTTAAAAATGCTTGATAAAATACGGGCAGCGATTAAAGCATTGCCAGCTGACTGCAAATGTCGCTATGTGGTGTACTGTGATGACTTGGCATTTAATGGTCAAGATGAAAGCTACCGTACCTTAAAAAGTGTGCTCGATGGCGCCCTTGATTCAGAGCAAGACAAGTTATTGGTCTATGCGACCAGTAACCGCCGCCATCTACTACCGCAGCTGATGAAAGACAATGTTAATATTTATAATGGTCAAACCGATGAGGTTAACCCTTATGAGACCATCGATGAGACGGTGTCATTATCTGACCGTTTTGGTTTATGGCTATCATTTCATCCAATGGATCAAAACACTTATTTACACATCGTGCATCATTATTTATCTATTCAACAGAAAATCGATGCTAGAACTCTTCATGATGACATGCACGGTGATGCAGCAAATAAAGGTGCAGAGAGCATTGATGAGCTACCCACTCATATCAGAGCAGCCGCATTACGCTGGGCATCAGAGCGCGGTGGACGTTCGGGACGAGTGGCGTATCAGTTTAGTCGTTACTGGATAGGACAGACCCAATTGGCAGCTGAAGACAACCTTTCTCAAAAATTCATCTGA
- a CDS encoding serine/threonine-protein kinase, which produces MKNSASIPSTIQAGAKQALRTQAQQILPALTIFFSNLNYSEISPQRLSQQSNGSELDYQGLTRAQHLQFGQVMIKWQLCADNNQNSADLTYEANVLTSINSLSKNQNSFTAIAPPLLAYENITLQILGRQQLTVLVMPYYPNGSLANQLSAQKHLLLTETQKHQFIVQSAYLIYHLHQVGWLHNDIKPSNILLEGFLTNNADNSRITFDFLLTDFALARALHKPSSASSAGTPAYLAPERWQGQRATVQSDIYAFGIMMYEILVGERPFNLDSKNDEWLREWATQHCQHPIPILPLEYRHYQCIADKALAKRMDKRYQNMEEVLSDLETL; this is translated from the coding sequence ATGAAAAATAGTGCCAGTATTCCGTCTACAATACAAGCAGGTGCAAAACAAGCGTTGCGAACACAAGCGCAACAAATCCTGCCAGCATTGACTATATTCTTTTCTAACCTAAATTATAGCGAGATATCGCCTCAACGCCTCAGTCAGCAAAGTAATGGTAGCGAGCTTGACTATCAAGGCTTAACACGCGCACAACATCTACAGTTTGGTCAGGTGATGATTAAATGGCAGTTATGTGCTGATAATAATCAAAATTCTGCTGATTTAACTTATGAAGCTAATGTTCTAACATCTATAAATAGTTTATCGAAAAATCAAAATAGTTTTACCGCTATAGCGCCACCACTATTAGCCTATGAAAATATCACTTTGCAAATATTAGGGCGGCAGCAGCTGACGGTGCTTGTCATGCCTTATTATCCTAATGGCAGCTTGGCAAATCAGCTGAGCGCTCAAAAGCATTTATTATTAACAGAGACGCAAAAACATCAATTTATCGTGCAATCTGCTTATCTTATCTATCACTTACATCAAGTAGGCTGGCTACATAATGATATTAAGCCCAGTAATATTTTGCTAGAAGGTTTCCTAACAAATAATGCGGATAATAGCCGTATCACGTTTGATTTTTTATTGACTGATTTTGCCTTGGCGAGAGCTCTTCATAAGCCAAGTTCAGCAAGTAGTGCTGGCACGCCTGCCTACCTTGCCCCTGAGCGTTGGCAAGGTCAGCGTGCAACGGTACAAAGCGACATATACGCATTTGGAATTATGATGTATGAAATATTAGTCGGTGAGCGACCGTTTAATTTAGACTCAAAAAATGATGAGTGGTTGAGAGAGTGGGCGACCCAGCACTGCCAGCATCCGATACCCATCTTGCCCTTAGAGTATCGTCATTATCAATGTATTGCCGATAAAGCACTGGCAAAGAGGATGGACAAGCGCTATCAAAACATGGAGGAGGTGTTGAGCGATTTAGAGACGCTATAG
- the gyrA gene encoding DNA gyrase subunit A, with amino-acid sequence MSESVSPIAIVDELKQSYLDYAMSVIVSRALPDVRDGFKPVHRRVMYAMHVLSNDYNKAYKKSARVVGDVIGKYHPHGDSAVYDAIVRMAQDFSLRYPMVDGQGNFGSIDDDPPAAMRYTEVRMTKLTHQMLADLDKDTVDWEDNYDGSERMPSVLPARIPNLLINGATGIAVGMATNMAPHNLTEVINACLAYAENPQISAEELMSHILGPDFPTGGIIYGRAGILDAYRTGKGRLHVRGRYIIEPMSETGVNRDRERIVFTEVPYQTNKAKLIERIAELVRDKKIEGISEIRDESDKDGMRIAIDLRRGETAEVIVNNLFLQTPLESSFSINMVALDNGQPKLLTLRQLIAAFVRHRQEVVTRRTIFELNKARVRGHLLEGLTVALANIDEIIATIKASANRGLARENLLSNIWGSGSVVAMLTAAGSQSVRPDFIEGEDPKAPFGLIDNQASYRLSLEQVNAILDMQLHRLTGLEQDKLTEEYQDLLREIAHLESILGDFDKLMTIISNEMIEIRDNFGDERRTDIIDSRMDFNREDLIPEQTVVMTVSRTGYAKTQPIDDYVAQKRGGKGKSATAMKEDDVIDHLVVTSTHATVLCFTDTGRVFSLRGFEVPIASRGARGRPLVNLIGLHADETVTTILPIPKIVEELSVKGETSSTDALVDSDNDLLDDSTQAEPPFVFFATANGTVKRVELKQFANIRSNGLIAVGLEEGDKLVSARITNGSQEVMLFASSGKAIRFNENDARAMGRTAKGVRGMRLTADEFIKSLVVIEDDVREILIACENGFGKRTFIDEFNTQNRGGGGVIAIKTSARNGELVRATKVEPEDDIILISDKGTLVRTPVQHVASSGRNTQGVTLIRLSKDEKLVAMARVEHEEGDNELIDAMKEDGTFEVKGQEQMDVDAANSDATETYFDEASHSETDTDE; translated from the coding sequence ATGAGCGAATCGGTCAGTCCTATTGCCATTGTGGACGAATTAAAGCAGTCCTATTTGGATTATGCGATGAGCGTGATCGTCTCGCGCGCGCTGCCTGATGTGCGTGATGGGTTCAAACCAGTACACCGCCGTGTGATGTACGCGATGCATGTATTGTCTAATGATTATAACAAAGCCTACAAGAAGTCCGCACGTGTGGTCGGCGATGTCATTGGTAAATATCACCCACATGGTGATAGCGCAGTCTATGATGCCATCGTGCGTATGGCGCAGGATTTTAGCTTGCGTTACCCGATGGTTGATGGTCAAGGTAACTTTGGCTCGATTGATGATGATCCTCCGGCAGCGATGCGTTATACCGAAGTACGTATGACCAAGCTCACCCATCAGATGCTTGCTGACTTGGACAAAGATACGGTTGACTGGGAAGACAACTACGATGGCTCTGAGCGTATGCCAAGCGTGTTGCCTGCGCGTATTCCTAATTTATTGATTAACGGTGCTACTGGTATTGCAGTTGGTATGGCAACGAATATGGCGCCGCACAATCTGACGGAAGTGATTAACGCCTGCTTAGCTTATGCCGAAAACCCGCAAATATCTGCTGAAGAGCTGATGTCTCATATCTTAGGTCCTGACTTTCCGACAGGCGGTATTATTTATGGTCGTGCGGGTATCTTAGATGCTTATCGTACCGGTAAAGGTCGCTTGCACGTACGCGGTCGTTATATTATTGAGCCGATGAGTGAGACAGGCGTCAACCGTGACCGTGAGCGCATTGTCTTCACCGAAGTGCCTTATCAGACCAATAAAGCCAAGCTGATTGAACGTATCGCAGAGCTGGTGCGTGATAAAAAAATCGAAGGTATTAGCGAGATTCGTGATGAGTCTGACAAAGATGGCATGCGTATCGCTATCGATTTGCGTCGCGGTGAGACTGCTGAAGTCATCGTCAATAACCTATTCCTGCAAACACCACTTGAATCTAGCTTTAGTATCAATATGGTGGCGCTCGATAATGGTCAGCCAAAGCTATTGACCTTACGTCAGCTGATTGCCGCATTTGTCCGCCATCGCCAAGAAGTCGTCACGCGCCGTACCATTTTTGAGCTTAATAAAGCCCGTGTCCGTGGTCATTTGCTTGAAGGTTTGACCGTTGCACTTGCTAATATTGATGAGATTATTGCGACGATTAAAGCCTCTGCAAACCGCGGCTTGGCTCGTGAAAATCTATTGAGTAACATTTGGGGCTCAGGTAGCGTTGTGGCGATGCTAACCGCTGCAGGCAGCCAGTCGGTACGTCCAGACTTTATCGAAGGTGAAGATCCAAAAGCACCATTTGGTCTGATTGACAATCAAGCAAGCTATCGCTTATCACTTGAGCAGGTCAATGCCATTTTAGACATGCAGTTGCATCGCTTGACAGGTCTTGAGCAAGACAAATTGACTGAAGAATATCAAGACTTACTGCGTGAAATCGCTCACTTAGAATCGATTCTTGGTGATTTTGATAAGCTAATGACTATTATCTCAAATGAGATGATTGAGATTCGTGACAACTTTGGTGATGAGCGCCGCACTGATATTATTGATTCACGCATGGACTTTAACCGTGAAGATCTTATTCCAGAGCAAACGGTTGTCATGACGGTATCACGTACCGGATATGCGAAAACTCAGCCAATTGATGATTATGTCGCGCAAAAACGTGGTGGTAAAGGCAAATCAGCGACGGCAATGAAAGAAGACGATGTGATTGATCATTTAGTTGTCACGTCGACGCACGCAACCGTACTATGCTTTACTGATACGGGTCGTGTCTTTAGCCTACGTGGTTTTGAGGTGCCGATTGCCAGCCGTGGCGCCCGTGGTCGTCCACTGGTCAATCTTATTGGCTTACATGCTGATGAAACGGTCACAACGATATTGCCTATTCCAAAAATAGTAGAAGAGCTATCGGTAAAAGGTGAAACATCATCAACAGATGCCCTAGTAGATAGTGATAATGATCTATTAGACGATAGCACTCAAGCAGAGCCACCTTTTGTGTTCTTTGCAACTGCCAATGGTACCGTGAAACGAGTAGAGCTTAAGCAGTTTGCCAATATTCGCTCGAATGGCTTGATTGCCGTTGGTCTAGAGGAAGGCGATAAATTGGTGAGCGCTCGTATCACCAATGGTAGCCAAGAGGTCATGCTATTTGCGTCAAGTGGTAAAGCCATTCGTTTCAATGAGAATGATGCTCGTGCTATGGGTCGTACTGCGAAAGGTGTCCGTGGCATGCGCCTGACTGCTGATGAATTTATCAAATCGTTGGTAGTGATTGAAGATGACGTCCGCGAAATCTTAATTGCTTGTGAAAATGGTTTTGGCAAACGTACCTTTATTGATGAGTTTAACACTCAAAATCGTGGTGGTGGCGGTGTGATTGCTATCAAGACTAGTGCGCGTAATGGTGAGCTTGTACGAGCAACCAAGGTTGAGCCTGAAGATGATATTATTTTGATCTCAGACAAAGGCACTTTGGTACGTACGCCGGTACAGCATGTTGCCAGCTCAGGTCGTAATACCCAAGGCGTCACTTTGATTCGTTTATCAAAAGATGAAAAGCTGGTTGCTATGGCGCGTGTTGAACACGAAGAAGGCGACAATGAGCTGATTGATGCGATGAAAGAAGACGGAACGTTTGAAGTAAAAGGTCAAGAACAGATGGATGTGGATGCGGCAAATAGTGATGCTACAGAAACATACTTTGATGAGGCTAGTCATTCAGAAACTGACACTGACGAATAA